In Phaseolus vulgaris cultivar G19833 chromosome 3, P. vulgaris v2.0, whole genome shotgun sequence, the sequence tatggaatatattaaatagttttattaCTCCGTCCAATCCTATTGTAAGATGCTTATAACATAATTAGGCAAGcgtgaaattatatattaatgtaCCAATAATACCTTATTAGTATGTATTAGCTTTCGTGGGTAACGTGAAGATGTTAAAGTTTGAAAAAGCTACACACCACCATAAgggaaaatagagaaaaaaaattgtaaatttaataatttctagaaattataaaatgtcttgtaaaaaaaattaaatatcttttaaacGGTGACTTATACTTCCTTAATCACACTGAATTTAATGTTCTTTCATgccaaataataattataataacaataaatattttaaaaaaaattatttactttaCTAATATACTATTTTTTCCCAAAATAGTAATAACATTAAATacgttaattttttaaataaggtATTAAAATAGCATTTCAATAGATACATTAATTTTACATGGAGAtagatataatatttaatttaaatataaattattgaaataaaagttAATGTTTTATtgaaaactgaatttaaaatattttaaaattctaaaaatatagtaattatgaaaaaaattatcaacaaataaataaattaaattaagacaCTTTTCACCCTTcaaattgcaaaaaaaaaacatataaaaaaacacaTACAAAACCCCCCTATTACACGTAATAAATTCCATACAAACTTCCTCAGACAAATTTCTGCAATCTCTTATACTCCCacctttattttaatattaaaactaGAAATAGTTCATTTTATATCTTGATATGGTTgaatcatgattttttttatacatttttatgtGCATCATTTCATGGCTATATGATTTTCCTTAAAATTCATCATaacagtgttttttttttcctttttttttccttatgcTTTCTCTTGGAGATCccacctttatgctttctctTGGAGATCCCACCTTGACTAGAGATGAAAACATTTCAtcgtatataagtgggtgcagaCTTTacttataagtcgattttacgaggttgagttaggtttaaaactcacttcttaacatttttttctaaacaaataaactctaaaaaattcataaaacgAATAAGACCGGTTAGAGATCCcaaatcaactaaaaataaaaatattttattgtatgtGAAGTTAaattgggtttagggtttagggtttaaatttataataataacaatcagTTTATCTAATAAAGTCACCaacgaatatatatatatataggcaCAAAATTAGAACAACATAACAAGGAATATTTTAAAACTCAAAGGACTCAACACTAGAACCTTCCTAGAAGAATTTAATCTGAGACAAGTCTGAGCACACTGCAAAAACAAAAGTACAGGACTACACTGACTATTACCACTCCTTTTTGTTCTTCAACTTCTTGCTAATAAGAGACATTAGTGAATAATTAAAGAATGCAAGGATACAAAGTTAATGACAGCGTGCAAGTGGAAGCTAGGTGCGAACGGAGTGTCCTACACCAGGGCTGTGTCCTGGGGTCGTAGGTCTAAAATCCTCAACACCACGACCTGGAGGCGGTGCCGCCAGAGTTGCACCAACCATTGTTGATGGCGTTAGTGGAGCCACGTTTTTCAATGTAGCTGCATTTGTTGCTGAAATCCCACCATGCACGTCACTATGGACTTGGTTGTTGTGTTTTAGATGTCTTCCTTCAGTGGAATGAAATCGCTGGCAGAAAATGATCAGTGAAAAGAAAATCATAgtgaaaatgaatttgttcCGTGCCATGTATATTTGGTGACAAATTTACTTTTGAAATGAAAGGAGATTACTTAGGTTGCTGAAGTAGCAAACAAGAACCAACGATTTTCTTCGGAATAAATAATGAGGAATGTCTAGACTTCAGCTACGAAGCAGGAATCTAGCAGTTGAGATGTTTAGAAAGAATCCCATGGTGACTTTTTATAGGGCTGAGGGTGGACCCTAGATGCCACTCAACTCCTAGgtttagaaataataataataactcttTTACCTTTTAATACTCTATCTTGGAAAAAGTGCGCACGCAGGCACGTACCTTTCCAACCAGCACTTATTacttttcataaatattttatacttcTCGTACACTATCTCTGTTATTGTTAAGCAAAGAAAAAGACAcagtaatttttgttttcaccATTAATAAGATATTCAATTTTGTGGGTTAATAAGTATATGTAAACGGGTTGGAATATCTGAAAGTGTTCTTTTAAACTTATATAAATGTTATTTcgctgataaaaaaatcatagtGATACGCAGTTGAATAATTTGAGAGAACTGATAGTTCAGTTATATGCAAATTGAACAGGTAAAATTCATTAGAAAACTTAAATGGTGAATATCACTCAAGTTGACTACTTGATGTTGATAAAATCCAATTTGAATCAACCTGAAACCAGTTTTGCAAAGCATTAAATAAAGTTCCGTGGGGGTAATTTAAATCAATTACAATACGCAATCTATAATAATTACAGCTACTATAGAGTTTTGCACTCTCTTTGCAGGTACATAGAATGtatataatgtaaaaaataatcttattctTGGGCATTGAAGTGATTTTATAACCACCCCAAGTGTTTATGGTTGATATCATTACCACAAAGCACAACTAGAAAAAGTGTACTTTGAACATTCCAACATGGGGAGTGCATGTATGATGTTGGCTTTTCATTCAATAATAAAGTTGCAAATTGGAATATACTAAAAATTATATCGATTCAAATGTTAACATATTGTTTGTTGGAACTCTATAGAATATAAAGGGAGCCAAGTTGGTTTTGTTATTACTCCTTCcatttcaaaacaattttttttttttctgaaatcaaTAGTTTGTTGTGTATGAAACCATGACCAATTGAGTTGAGCTGACTAGACACtatgtttagtgagtgagcttaatcattttatataattaagcgtaggtgaacattgttccatGACTTTATGTGAGAGATTGTTGGGTACGAAGTCAGAACCAATTGGATTGAGATTAATCATTGTATCcattttataatctctatttaaagatatcattgtacttgtaattggtgtgtaACATGacaaaatgaaaacctaatagttgtttgtgtggatgtaggttgcagttgacGACTGAATCACGTTAAatcatgtgttgtttattttctacaGTTGCTTCCGCATGCGTTTTTCCCATCATAGTTCTTTTAAGTTTTCAATAATTTCTTCAACAATACTCATAAATATCATTAAcaataattacattaaaaatatataacaaaagtAGTTGAAAAGTTATAGAGATATTTTACTAAGTTGCAGTAGCACAACTATAGTTTTATTCACCTTTCCTTATATTTTATTGGCATTGGGAGAAAGGGACAAATGTAGCCAGACCATCGGAACTGAAAGTTTGTGAAGTGCTCACTTTTTTATTTGTCGTGCCGCCTTTGACGGAAAGACAAGGAATCTTTCATGCAGTCTCAAGGGCACGCACAGTGACTTTGGTAGAATATATAAGACCATAAAACATCTGGGTTCATACATGCTCTTTGTACAAGAAAGTATCTTGTTTGTAtttgaagtatttttttaattaaagtaaaattttaatattatagaaaaaaaaggcTTATAAAGGGCTTGCATGTTCATTTTCATAATACAGAACGATATATAATATCTTGTCTTACAGTTAGAGAAACTCAAAAGCAGTACTTTATtcacataaaatattaaaattaattggttATATAGTATAAAGTTAAAACATTAgaaattaaaagtataaaatataataacttgttttaaatttattaagaaaaatacatataaaactTCTAATATAACGGTGGGTGAGCGAGAAATTTTATCTTTTGCTAGTCCTTGCCATACATTTGTTGTTTAGGTTACACCAGTGTACAGAAGCTACAACAACGCATATCTTCCTGAAAAAATTGTTTAGTCTATAGAAGACGGAAAAACCTTACGTATATGCTCCAAAAGGAAGAAATGAGAACTTTTGACATATTAAGTAGTAGTGAGGAGGGTAATTAAGCTATACGAGTTATGTAACACAAACACACAAACACTGATACAGATACTGATACGATACAGATACAGAcacaaaaatatgtataatttctaaaatataagaTACGAGgatacaaatctatatattacataattatgaattatataaattgacaataaagatttatgtgcacaaatatgtttcagatttttttagcagaaaatatttttcatgactggttcaaaagaatttattcattatttttataatcataataaaaacttatacaataaatttgagtttttagaaaattaatgtattttttttaattgtgtcagaattgtcaaaaatctaacaaatatttttagaattagaCACTTCAGTGATACGTGTCCTATGACTGTCATACGAATGTCGGTGTCTGATACGTATGTCCGACGACTATGAGTTAAAGCGTCGTTTTAGACCAAAGAGTTTGATCTACAAAGGCGACTAATAATGGTAGTCGTTGTCTTAGAGAAACTTGCTTTAAGACAACGACTACcactaacactacaagaaaatcataaaatagaaatcaaattttaaagaccaaaataattagttgcaatagtaactaaattagataccattttagaaattaaaaaaaaaactggtttctaaattagtttatattattgttaaatagtttctaaattggtatctaattagcaaccaatgttttaactaccaattatttagtttctaaatttggtaacaaaagccttggttgctaattagatacaaatttagaaactatttaacaataataaaaattaatttagaaaccaacatttttttagtttctaaaattgtttctaatttagttactattgcaactaattattttggccTCTAAAAGTtggtttatatttcattattttattgtaatgtaATAGTCGTCTTTGTAAACCGAGAGCTTTGATCTAAAACAATAGATTTACCTTAGAGCTGCCGTTTTACATTCATTTTATTACCCTAATTATGCCTTCATAGTTATTTTGTCTTCTTGCGCTTTGTCTTCCTTCTCTGCTTCGTGCTCtttctgcttcttcttcatcttcaagcTCTTTCCTAGTGTTTCTTTCGTTCACTCACCATtgcttatttgttttttttttctcttattcgTTTCAGTCCTCAATTATTGGTAGATGTTTTCATTGCCTTCCACCACCGTTGTCTTCATTGGTTGTTTTTTGTGCCTCTATTGGCTCTTTGTCACCGCTAGTCGTTGTCGCCACTACCATTTGTCATCGCTGCTCTTCACCATCATCGTTGTTGAGATTAGGACACCATGTGTGCTGAGATTAGGGCATCATGTGCGGTGAGATTAGGGTACCATGTTTTTTCTCATTCAATAAATAactgtaatttttttaagattattaaTTGAAAAGAATAAAACGACGACTTTTACCATTGTCGCCGTTTTAGATTGATGTAACATGATGATTCTTTATTTAAAGATAATAAACTACGCACTGAAAAACACTGATTTAAAAGATGTCGTTTTAAAGCTAAAATAACCATATTTTTCATCTTTCATCCATCAGTGATCATTTTCTTTTATGTGATATGATTGAGAAATCCTATTTAATGTGATATTTTTTCGGAGAAGAAAAATTGTGTAACATTTGCTAACAAGTATCTTGAAGACGGtaattaatgaattattttgttttattaaaaagtatGACAATGTCACTGAAATGTAATTTAAACTTATAAAGTTTTGAATCTGATATCAGTAgtgtatattatatttatttctttaatctCTATACTCCGTAcctaaactaatatttttaggTAAAGAGTGAGATGTGAGGGTTCCCAAATTCTAGGAGCCAACCAGTTGGAAGATTCTCCATTTCCACCCCAACTTTATTTATTTGCTTCATTAATTTGTTAACTTGTTTTTGACGGCTATTGATTAGGAGTTTGCTTAGCAAAAAGTATTGATTACAATAATGACTCGAAGGGTGACAATTTCGAATTGGTGGGACAGTGAGATATTGCTATTTTGACTTTATTTGTTTTGCACTTTTTTCAgcacaattttttatttggttAGTTCAGGCACATGAGTGTACTGGTAACTAGCAGCcagtttgattattaattttgggaaaaaaagttttattcttttcatttatatttataatttgattgATACCAAGAACATTTCTAATAGAATTGTTTATATTCTTAAATATATGAActaatatgtataatattttaatttattatcgGAGTAATCGATATTAAATCATTTTcatgagaaaaaaatcatatgcAAAACAGAACGGCCTAGAGTTGAGGATTAAGGAAATGAATTCTCATAGTAGAggtttaagaaaatattttcgtTCTCACGTTTGATATTCcaattttcaagtttattgagATAATATCTCTAATTAATCACCACATctgaaatattatttattttagaattcaGAAATCCCAtcatgattttatttaaaaaatattttttgtttcaaGTTTGGGAATATGGTAATTATTATTTACGTCCGGATAGGTAAGATCGATAATACTGAAATAAAGTGTCAAtttgtttgaaaataatattagtgATAATAACTTAGGTTGTTTTGAGTCCGTTTTGATCTCTTCTGCATTTATTCtgtaaaaaatatcaaatggaCTTGTTTTATTCAAAAATTGCGAGTTAATGTCTTTTTATGTATCCGAAAATACTGATTGTTCTGCTCACGAAACCAACTTATATaagcaaaatttaaaaaagaaagtaaaatttaagaaagaaaACTCTACATATATTCACATCTTTGTTATGTTCGATgaatttattattaacaataaaatttaaataaataaaatattaatattaaaagtattttttttcactCAAAACACTCCCTAATAACTTAAAACTCTCAATATTGTAAGAGTTTATAAACTAATATGTTAAAACTAGTTTATGACAAGAGG encodes:
- the LOC137805684 gene encoding precursor of CEP3-like — its product is MARNKFIFTMIFFSLIIFCQRFHSTEGRHLKHNNQVHSDVHGGISATNAATLKNVAPLTPSTMVGATLAAPPPGRGVEDFRPTTPGHSPGVGHSVRT